A segment of the Cololabis saira isolate AMF1-May2022 chromosome 3, fColSai1.1, whole genome shotgun sequence genome:
gctgctactacttctgctgttgctctgcttactgccccctatcggtcaccaccgGTATGAGGGGCTGTCCTTGCGTACTACGCGAGGAACGTGTGGACGAGAACGGACGCGAACACAGGCACCAACTGCAAGTCTAACCGCGGCTTAAGGCTTCAAACGGGGtaccacctgacttatcaggaaattaattaaacagcaaaatcagtctcaaagtagctgttattctaTGCCTGCCAGCCTGGTGTCAatggtggcgctatagagtaaCATTGGAGGAAGAATTCCAAGCACAGGCCTTTGGAACCAGCAAATGTAACATATACAAACAACTCTCTAATTCAAAGGAATCAGAATTTATGTACAAAAGTGTAAAAAGATAGTGACATAACACTTGGGATAAATTccgatgcctaaactacacataaactgcaactaactaaacattaacacaAACTTCATATTATATACATGTGtgactgtgtgtatgtgtgtgcgttaTTGTGTCAGTGTCAGTGTTGGCTGACACTGACAAGGCTGGCCTCAGAACTAGGCCTCAGAAGTGACATTAAGTCTTTACATGTTGAACAAAGGGCCGTGGCCCAATAGTTAGCAACAGTCGAATAGTGTTACTTTTGGtgtacaaaagaaataataaatttAACTTAGATATTAAATATGTGACATGTCATATCTCAGGCATGAAGGATGAACTAATCTAAAAACCTTTCTGCCTTTTAAACATTTGATTTTTGTATCAAGTGACAAAGGCTAAATTTTCCATCACAATAAATGTATCATCCGTTTTTGGCGTCTTCGTCAGGAGATTCATGTCACAATTCTGTACTGGGGGCGGGGTTTATTTGGATGAAAACTGCTTTGGTGAAGCAGTCACGTCCCGGTACTCCACCCCTGGCTCAGTGCTGGCTCTGAGACTCTCCTCTGTTTCCATGGCGATGCCCACTGACCCTgatctcttcctcttcctcatcttcatcatcagcaccagcagcaggatgGCAGCAACCAGCAGGACGACGGGAGCAGAGATGACGTGGACTCTGAATGAGCGGAAAGACTCCGCCCTCCAGCTCACATCCAGCCGGTTGTCCAGACTCAGGTGAGACGCTGCACAGGTGTACTTGTGCTTCCTCTGCAGTTCCTCTTCATCCACCATCAGCGCCATCCTCAACTGGTAGAGACCGTTGCCGTTGGGCAGCACTGAGCCAACGGTCATTTCCTCCTCGTCCACGGGTTCACCGTCCCTCAGCAGCGTCAGGTTGATGTGGCGAGGGTAGAAGTCTGTGGCTAGACAGGTGATctgggccccgccccctcccggcTGTGATAGGAGGTGTAGTCGAGGTTGAACACGACGCATCACCAGGTGCTTGTTGCTCTCCAGCAGGTGTTGTAGAGTCTGGATGCAGAACGGAAGGTAGATGTTTGAAAAACGCGTCTTCATATACATCTGCCTCATGGTGTCCAACTGGAACTCCCAACCGTCACCACCGGTGTACAGGAAGTGAGTCGTGTTATACTGCACACTGTCGGCATCATGACCATTCGCACCATCCCTGACCATGATGAAATCAGGCTGACCGTCTTCCTGGACCTCACAAACCCCCATCCTCTGTTGAACATATACGCCAGGAGAGGTCAGGTTCAGCTGTTTTCTGACTAGGCCCAACCTGATCTTCATTCTCATAATGACGTTCTTCATCCCATTCAAGGCGAATTGTCCCACATCAAGCTCCTCCCCTTTCTCACCTCCAGCACCAACCTTCATCACTCTGTTGGTCTCTGAGTCATAGTACCCCACTTGGATGTCATCCAGCATCAGAACTGCGGAGAACTCCGGGAACTGGGTTGGTCCTGAGATGTAGGTGAGCATCGCCCACAACGAGTGCTTGCCTAAAAAATGCAGAGAATTATGGGTAAGACACAACGTGAAGATCGGGGTGATCATCAGATCAGAAGCTTAAGAGAAGTCAGGTGTGTTGTCAATAGTCATCCTTCTggtccattcatccattttccgccgcttatccggaacGTCGCgcgggcagcagcctcaacagtgattcccagacttccttcaccccagacacttcctccatctcttccgaggggagtcccagacgttcccaggccagccgagagacatagtctctccagcgtgtcctgggtcttccccagggtctcctcctggtgggacatgcctgcaacacctccctagggaggcgtccaggaggcctCCGGtaaagatgcccaagccacctcagctgactcctctcaatgtgaaggagcatcgAGTCTGAGTTCCTCCcgagtgaccgaactcctcaccctatctctaagggagcgtccagccaccacaggaaactcatctcggccgcttgtatccgtgatcttgtcctttcggtcactacactaaagttcatgaccataggtgagggtaggtgcgtagattgaccggtgaatcgagagcttcacctttcgactcaggTCCTTCTTCAGCACGATGGTCCGGTACACcggccgcataactgcggatgctgcaccgatcGGTCGGTCAATCTAaccctccatctttccctcactcgtgaacaagaccccgagatacctgaactcctccacctgaggcaggacttctccacccacccggagaaggcacaccaccctttcctggtggagaaccatggcctcggttttggaggtgctgattctcatccctgccgcgttgcactcggcctcaaaccaccCCCACCACATGCTGCAGGTccgctacgcctagaaatcccgtccataaaaattatgaacagaactggtgacaaagggcagccctaccaaagtccaacatgcaccgggaacaactCTGACTTACTGTCGGCAAtgagaaccaaactcctgctccgatcatatagagaccggacagcccttaatagaggtcccccccccccccccacacagaatgtgtatgcgtatgtatgcgtatatatatgtatatatattaaatatagtaacagtgcacatatatatgccttaggtttttaccagcatggtattaaccattaatatgtgtgcagacaaggttagaaaaaaaaatcggaataaaccagccacttacttcggaattaagtttaattcggaacggccattttcatttgaaattgggtgtttacatggtaatttttactcattttaaatgggatttaattttaattctgaattaaagaggaattaaactcaTGTAAACGCAgtatcaaaagcagcactgaggtccagtagaaccagtatggacactaatcccttatctgaggtccagtagaaccagtatggacactaatcccttatctgaggtccagtagaaccagtatggacactaatcccttatctgaggccataagaaggtcatttatgactcgaaccagtgctgtctctgtgctatgatgcattctgaaccctgactgaaaaacttcaaacagatcatttctatacaattGGTCACATTTGGCAACTGACTTGCAACTACTTGCAActactttttccagaattttagatacaaatagAAGATTAGAAATTGGTCTATAGTTAgctctgggtcaagagaagggtttttaagtaaaggtaagTAAAGGtaaattactgcaactttgaaaacctgtggtacacatcctaagtttagggataagttgatctcGTCCAGTATTGTCATGCTGGCCTGGCCTGCCGCCTgcgtccctctctctctctctcttttttttttacaggctGCTGTAGCGCCGGctatctgactttttttctaagtGAGAGAGTCAGGccaggccaatcagaggccactCAGGCCAGTAGCATGTGAGGAGGGCAAGATGATTGGTTTGTTTTGATTAACACCCGCCCCAACAGTCTGTATCAACCAAACAGACAGCGTGTGgaggaaagtgtgtgtgtgcacagtgGATTTTCACAAAGTAATGCCCgggcagaaattggcagaacaccggccctgATACCCTGATACCCTCCTGTAGCCACTAtgtgttaaacagaaaatatcactcctgctctctgtaattagatCGTTTACTAATAGAGACTAGGAGATATTTAGTAGTCGGCATCTAATTTTCAGATCGGAAGCTGAAGAAAGTCAGGTGTGTTCTCGTTAGTCGTccttctggtttttaaaaaaaaagaaagctaaagacataaacaaaaacagctgTTTCCAGCAGTATTTGTTACCTGAACTCATCGCCAGGTGGAGGAGCAGAAACCTCGACATCAGCTGAagaacaaacatatttattagACGCTGATCAGTCCCAATCGTCTGtttctgtctctgtgtgtttactgcttgttttttttaaggaagcAGGGCAGATTAAAGAGCTTTAACCTATCAGGATGAGGAAGAACATGGGGGTGTTTGCAGTCAGACAGGTAATACTCCTACCTGAACACACAGCATGAGGAAACAAAGTCCATCCCGTCAGTCAGGTTTGTTCCTGCATGAACTCCTGAGGCTCATTCAGGCAGCTCGTTGAATTATCATCAACTATATATCTATTAACCTTCTTTTTACGTGTTTGTATTATTTTCCCAGATACGGCTGGCCTGTATAGGCACATGTTTGGGGCGCCGTGGCCCCCAGGGGGTGCTACAAAATCAGAAAAATATCACCTTCAATATAATCATAATAAAACTACTCATTATTAACATGGATTCAATTATAAAGCAATCCTCAATAAATACTAGTACAAATGATAACACCAGGTGTAGTAAAATCATTAGACTGATACGACACTGTAGTGGACGCAGTATTAAAAAGCACCACTAAATGTCTGTAAAAGAATTGTTTTATACAAACAAGGCGTGTTTTTTGGGGGTtcaaccatcaatcaatcatccaattctaatgccaacgtgtaatcaatgttgaatcaacgtATTTTGTTTGTCGCAGACCAGGCTTCAACATGGATTCAACATGGATTCAAcatggattcaatgtttctgctTAATCATGTTTTTTCCTTCAACACTCAGAGGTAGCAATAACTGGCCAGAAGCCTgtaagccagttttctcatcattgtatgaatcttttttttttttttttacacatgtgTGAGTGGgatcggagggggggggggggggaatccaagcctttggaatctgcaagagagaaaacaaacaaacagaaacaggaacaggcagagacacaaacagcaaccattccaggtctctgAAACTGAAAATCAAGAGAGGGCCAGAAGAGAGGGccagaggaccagaagagggtgggaggaaacccccctgccagcaagccccgcccccatcAGTCCACTCCCAGCAGatgacagagggaagccccgggcagagcccccatgaccacgggaggaggcagccaggaaacctaCGGTGATGGACCAGAAGCCAGTCGAGAAGAAAGCCACCCGGGAAAGGCTGATCATGGGGCCAAGAGTTCCACACCCTCCAGCCTCCACCCTCCACCAATTCACACTAACATACtaacatacactcactgacaaagacatggacaatcattctctcaccactcccaTCTCCCCCTGGAGGCCCGGCACAGCCCAGCAGCCCCAGAGTTTTGCTAGATAACACGTGTCACACCAATTCGGCGGTATAGGCTGGTAAACTCGGTGGCCACAAACCCACACATGATGCCGTAAACCATCTGAAGTTGTTAACAGCCTGCCGATTATCAGTAACCCCAGTTAACAGTAGAAGCCACCAACACTCCCAGTGTTTCTGCACCCATAAGAGGCATCTCTCGAACAGCCCGAGCAGGAGCAGGGGCAGgagcaaggggggggggggggagcaggGGCAGGGCAGGGGCTGGGTCCGGGGCAGGGGCAGGGGCAGGAGCAGGGGCAGGTGCAGGGGCAGGAGCAGGGGCAGGTGCAGGGGCAGGGGCAGGGGCAGGGGCAGGAGCAGGGGCAGGTGCAGGGGCTGGGTCCGGGGCAGTTGCAGGGGCAGGAGCAGGGGCAGGTGCAGGGGCAGGAGCAGGGGCAGGTGCAGGGGCAGGGGCAGGGGCAGGGGCAGGGGCAGGAGCAGGGGCAGGTGCAGGGGCAGGAGCAGGGGCAGGAGCAGGGGCAGGGGCAGGGCAGGGGCTGGGTCCGGGGCAGTTGCAGGGGCAGGGGCAGGGGCAGGGGCAGGAGCAGGGGCAGGTGCAGGGGCAGGAGCAGGGGCAGGTGCAGGGGCAGGGGCTGGGTCCGGGGCAGGTGCAGGGGCAGGGGCAGGGGTAGGGGCAGTGGCAGGGGCAGTGGCAGGGGCAGGAGCAGGGGCAAGGGCAGGGGCAGGGGCAGTGTCAGTCTTTATTCAGATCAAAACAATGTTCAGCAACTCCAACATCAGCAGGGAAGTGGTGATCCCCTCTTGCAGTGTTACTGAAGTTAGCTTCCATCTGTTCTAAAAGTCTAAGGCTTCAGTTAGCTATTTCACAAATGTTTGTATCCGGGGGTTCTGGAACCTTCTTACAAGGTCACCTGGATCAGGGTCGCTCGCTCAGCTATCTTCACAGCAATAAAGGTTACTAGAAGCATCTGTAAAGGACCATTCCACCTTACAGATCTGCAGTGTTTCCTATGAAGGTTTTTTACTAGAACCTAGTGTCCTTGTTGGATGGAACGCTATGAACCACTGGCTGGACAGGGCTGGGCTGCTTCCAACTGTGAAGTGATCCGAGACAACATGGATTGACGATTTCTGCAATATGCTAAAACAGAATTCTCACAGAGATCAGCTGATGGAAGGATACCATGTCCAGGGACATCAACACCCATTGAAGGAGGTCTGCCAAAAATAATCTCAAAAGGGTTAACTATCACACAAATGAATtttaagaaacaaaagaaattcTCCCTGCCAGTGTCACTGTAACGATCAAaacttttttagattttttgaacatttttaagcATTATTAACTATGGTGACATAATATGTATGCATGCTGCCTCCTCCTTGCTAAAGAAGCTAGACAGTGTTTACCATGCTTCCTTGCGCTTCATTACCAATGCCAAATGGCTTACTCACCATTGTGTACTTTATCAAATGGTAGGATGGACCTCCCTCTATTTATGGAGGAAAACACTCATGTACATCTTCATATATAAGACCATCTTGGGTAAGCTTCCTCCTTACCTTTGTAGTCTCATTTGTCTAGCCTCTAGCAGCTACAATACCAGATCCACTAGATTGTTACTTTTAAAAACTCCCAGAGCACTCACTGAAATAGGTAAGACTGCATTTTCTCACTTTGCTCCATTGGCATGGAATGGTTTACAAGACCTCACACACTTAAGCACCCTGGTTTCCCTTGGCAAATTTAAATCTTTGTTACGAAACAATTTACTTGAAGAATGTTGTTGTTGTCTGTAGAATGGATATACTGTTTGATGTTGGTTTTTGAGtgatgtattttgtattgtgtattttattgctgctgttgtcttggccaggtctcccttgcaAAAAAGATctcgtatctcaatgggacttcctggttaaacaaaggttaaaaaaaaaaaaaaaaaaaacagttgttaATCGCTGCGCATTACTGCCGAACCTGGATACGTTAGTGTGGGTCTGACACCTTTGTCAGACCCTTTCACTACTCAGGTAGTTGCTAAGTTGATATTAGCATTGGTCGATCCAGAAGCATACATGCAGAGTTAGAAGAGTTAGTTAGTGTTGTCCCACAAAGGGAGTGCTGATTCAGTTATTAgaaagttattaataattgtcttaagATAGTTATTAagaattaataaagaagattacttatcaaaatgaatcaatcaacacaaacaacttctctcattcaaatgaatcagaatttatttacacaagtgttaaaagatagtcAAATCTACATTAACATTTTTACAGTGCAATAAATGCACTTGCTCTAATATGAAGTCAAACAATACACAAAACACATCTGATGTGTGCTTATGTTTCAGAGAAGTGGGGTATCaattaacataaaaaataatgtctttttaatCAAAATTAATATTGGATTATTTTACACAGATTTGACACAAAGCTGGTGTATTAGAAGCCTCACACCATGTATGTCATGCaacaaagggggtgctggttcagttcttagagagttattaataattgtcttatgatagttattaataattaataatgtaGATGACTTAAATGACTAAATCCAAACCGTGAACCACCTGAATTATCAGGAagtaataactaaacagcaaaatcagtctcaaagtaggtGTTATTCTATGCGTGCCAGCCTGATGTCACGGGTTGTGCCATAAAGTAACATTGAAGGAAGGATTCTGAGCACAGGCCTTTGGAACCAGCAAATGTAACAATTATGTGCAAAGTAAACAGAAAGAACTCCCTAATTCAAAggaatcagaatgtatttacacaagtgttaaaagatagtgaAATAACACTTTGTccccggaacgttggccgtgtgttggcaggccaacacacggccaacgttccgggggccgtcctggggactgggcagaccggcgagacagctcggggggacgtccccgaggcctaggcctgggtcttggcgtgggtctTGGCTGGCGTGACGGGGGGACTTGGCTGGGCTTGGGGACttggctgggctcggggacttggttgggctcggggacttggctgggctcggggacttggctgggctcggggacttggctgggctcggggacttggctgggctcggggacttggctgggctcggggacttggctgggctcggggacttggctgggctcggggacttggctgggctcggggacttggctgGGCTCGGGAACTTGACTGGGCTCGGGAACTTGACTGGGCTCGGGAACTTGACTGGGCTCGGGAACTTGACTGGGCTCGGGAACTTGACTGGGCTCGGGAACTTGACTTGGCTCGGGAACTTGACATGACTCGAGAACTTGACATGGCTCGGGAACTTGACATGGCTCGGGAACTTGACATGGCTCGGGAACTTGACATGGCTGCGAGgttacccgggtccgaggcgccggctgtgggggtacccgggtccgaggcgccggctgcgggggtacccgggtccgaggggCCGGCTGCAGGgatacccgggtccggggcgcctgctgcgggggtacccgggtccggggcgccggctgcgggggtacccgggtccgtggcaccggctgcgggggtgcccGGGCCCGTGGCTCTGGCTGCGGGGGATCcaggaccatcaccggagccgGGGATGATGCGTCCGGAACCACCACCGACGACGCGCCAGAGACCACCGCCAGAACagcggctagctggggctgACGCCGTCGTCGTCGCTCCAGAGCCTGGAGAGCCTTGCCATTGGCCTCCAGCAACCTCCTGTTGTCCTCGAGGGAAGTCCAGAGGGACACCCACTCTCTCGCTGGGTCCATATAATGGTCGGACCGTTCTGTCACGTCTGGGggaaggtgtggacccaaacgcagagagagcaggaggcaggaggcaggagttggcaaaaaaaggatttattttaacaaaggcaaaaacaaagcggtgctgggcaggatcaagacaaactaaaaaaaagggataaaaaaacttgaggagcaaaacgtggcaggaaaacatggggagcaaacagtacggtccgacagggaacaaaggaatgacaagaccagatatacacaggggataacgagacatgacgagacacaggtgccgacacaatcagggcagatgggacacaggcggggcaaaacagaaactgaaagctggggggaatgtcaaccttgacacacTTGGGATAAATTCCAATGCATAaactacacaaaaacaacaactaacgaAACATTAACACAATATTCATATTATATAcatgtgcgtatgtgtgtgtgcgtcagtGTGTCAGTATGTGTCATAATGGCTGTTCATACacgtgaaaagaaagaaagatggctgACAAAGTTACATGGTGACTGAGTCTCGTGTGATTAAAAATGGCGGACGAGATTTTTTCTCCTCCAGTGAAAAATGAACTCGGAGGCTTTATGACCAAGATAAGAGTGTGCGTGTAAGTGTGTGGGGGGGTATGTCGTAGAGGATGAGTggctgatgatggatgatggctcCTCACAgtagttttggtttaataaagTGGCGAAAGCTAACTTATCCATCATAATCTCATCCATCTTTGGCATCTTCTTCATGAGATTAATGTCACAATTCTGCAATGGGGGCGGGGTTTATTTGGAGGAAATCTGCTTCAGCGAAGTCCTCACGTCC
Coding sequences within it:
- the LOC133440762 gene encoding hereditary hemochromatosis protein homolog, giving the protein MFVLQLMSRFLLLHLAMSSGKHSLWAMLTYISGPTQFPEFSAVLMLDDIQVGYYDSETNRVMKVGAGGEKGEELDVGQFALNGMKNVIMRMKIRLGLVRKQLNLTSPGVYVQQRMGVCEVQEDGQPDFIMVRDGANGHDADSVQYNTTHFLYTGGDGWEFQLDTMRQMYMKTRFSNIYLPFCIQTLQHLLESNKHLVMRRVQPRLHLLSQPGGGGAQITCLATDFYPRHINLTLLRDGEPVDEEEMTVGSVLPNGNGLYQLRMALMVDEEELQRKHKYTCAASHLSLDNRLDVSWRAESFRSFRVHVISAPVVLLVAAILLLVLMMKMRKRKRSGSVGIAMETEESLRASTEPGVEYRDVTASPKQFSSK